The window TAAACAAAGCGTGCTAATCCAGAGATGAAGTTGCTTACCAGTTTATGAGCATGGTAAAGGCATTTGTTGAAAATCTGAGGGCTTGGGAATTCCATTGTTCTGATATTTTTCAAAATGAAAAATACATTTCTAATGTGAGAATTAGGATGAAACTTAAGCCAATGTTTGAATTGATGCGCTGATACTGACGTCATAATGAGAATCTCCATTTTTATCTTTAATGGATATCTTTCATTTTACATGCCACATCTTGATTTGTAATAATTTCAATGAGTTATCGTTTTTCTGTTTCTGGGTTCTCATTCTGACATTCAGTTTGGGATACGTGAGATACGCAGACAGTGAGTGCTGCCAAGATATAAATTGGCCAGTTAAAACCTTGAGTCAGAAAGGTGCCCGATACGATAGTGCCAATTAAACCCGCATAGACGGCGTAGGCCGCAGAGTGGAGCGCTGGCGTGACCTTGTCAGAGCATTGGTTGATACGAGCTAACGTTTGGCGAGTGGTGATGAGCAATGAAGCAATCACGATGATGAAAACAATGAATCCGAGAAAACCAGTTTCGGCCAAAACACCAAACCAAGTACTGTGTACGGCATGATTTAACCCATCCCAGTGAGAGCTGTAGAAAAAGTAGTTGGAAAAGAAGTTATTTAACCCAACTCCAGTCAATGGGTTGTCAAGCGCCATTTTAAAGGCCGCTTCCCAAGCGTATAAACGTCCCATTGCCGATTCATCGATACCGGCTTCTGCTGCACCACCAGAGGCTCTATCTGAAATACCAGCGGCAAAGTACAGGACGACGGCGCCTATTGCACCAAGTGATAGCAGAAGCATTTTGGAACGAATTACTTTTAAAGCGAATATACCCACGACGGCAACACAACCTAATAACCCGCCACGGCTTTGTGTGGCTATAACGGCGTAAACCAAAATACAGCTAGCGATAACACAAAGTAGTCGTTTGAAAGTCGCTATGCCTTTGGTGCTTGCTTGGCTTATCGCAAACGCGAGAGGAAACATCAGTACAAGCGCTAAGTCGTTAGGGTCTCCAAGCATCGAACCAAAATCCCGACCGATGGTTACTCGGGTTCCTTCGACTAATCCAATACCGTTAATTGAGTTATAAATCGCGATAACGCCGACCAATGTCCCTGCGCCGACGATGATCATCGATGTCTTCGCAAGTTTGTCAGCGCTATTTACTAGCCAAACAATGGCTAATGTCATGACCATGATTTTCCAATAGATGCCTTTAAACTCAGCAAGCGCGACGCCTCTGTTGGACGCAAACACCAATCCGATAGTCACTAACACCCAGAACACCATTAACCATGACAATGAACGATGCCAATATGGCTTCAGCTCTTTGCTTATAAGGCCGTGCCAAAGTAATGCAGTTAAAGCGCCTAGCGACAGAAGCAACGGGATTTTGAACGCAAAAAGCTGAGGGATAGCCTCGTGAATACGAAAGAAAGAGAACACAACGAACATAATCACCAACCAAAACGTTTTGTTGATGATAAATAGTGCTGCAAGTGGAGCAAATGCTAAACAAACGGCCACCAATGGGTGAGGCACAATAACCCATACCACTCCCACAATTAGGCAGAGCGCTAAAATACCAATAGTAGAGGGGGCTTTTCTGGCCGAATCAATCATCAATGTTCCTTATTGGACGGTTTAGGGGCTGAAGTGTATTCATTCTGATTTCTGCCTTTAAACCTAAATGCACGTAAAATATGAGTGTCATGACTAACGAAAAGCCCAGCGCAAAACTGGTTTTAAGCTGCAAGCTAAAGACATAGAACTCGGTTCCGCATATATTTTCTCGTAGAGTCGTTGGAAGCGTTGTGTGTTAGCAATAACAGTCAGGGAAGAGGCAGTGAGTTCATATAAATCATTACCGAGCCTACTTCCAAGTTGAGGTTGAGTGATTAAGCTCAGCATATGCTCGGTCATCTCATTTATTGGGTTTTGTGTTGAGAACAATAGCCCATTGCCTTCGTGGTTGATGAACTCCGGAATGCCGCCAATGCGGGGCGCAATAATAGGTAACTTGGCGAGCCCAGCTTCGGCAATCACATGCCCAAACGCTTCATACCTAGCACCACCGTACAACCAATCCGCCGTATTATTTTGTTCTCCAACTAAGTGAACACGTTCATTTAAACCAGACGAATCAATCAAAAGTTCAAGATTTTCTCTATCTTCACCTTCTCCGATCACGACTAAATGACAGTCATGGTCTTGACTAGCAATGTTAAGTGCTTGAATGATCAAATCTATACCTTTGCTCACAATGAGAGGTCCTACAGTAATGAAGACATAACTTGATGCTGGGATATTTAGGTGAGTACGTAGGTCTATCTTTTGTGGAGCTCTTGAGCTACACCATTATAGATCACTGACAGTTGGTCTTGAGGGTAATCGTCATCAAGTAGCCCTTCGCATACATCGTAGCTCACCCCAACGATACAAGGAGACAAATGCAATCCGAATGTAAAGCGGTCTCTTAATCGATAATTATTGTGAAGTTGAGTTACAAGTGGGATTTTGCATAGTTTGGCAGCTAGGCACATCCATTGACATGGGGCGCCATTATTGATGTGTATTACGTCGATATCATGTTGTTTTATCAATGTGATCGCTTGGTTCACTTGTCTGCACCAACCAATGACATTGAATTTCGGTTGTTTTCGGCCAAGCATGAGATGGAAGGGAGAGTAATGGTTAGGAACCTCGGAATTGGTCAAACGTTCGATAAGAGGCTCACAATTGCTCCAAACCAACGGTTTGTAACGATTTCGATCGAGAGATTCAACCAAGTTGATTAAACGAGATTCGGCTCCACGAATATTATCGTCACCGTAATGAACATAAAGAATGTTTTTCATACCAATCCCCACACATAGGATGCCTGTTTTCTTGACTCGTTTTAGCGAAATAGAACAGGCTAAAACAGTGTTAGGGTAACTTTGCAAGTGTGATGCCATTGGTTTGATATAGCTAATATACTGTTATTTAACACTTTATGAGAAAGGTTAATTATCTATTTCAAATTGAGAATCAGAATGAACGATGAAAGGTGACCTAACGACATACAGAATTGTCAGTGTTTCTGTGAGTGCTCAAGTCATTAAGTGATCTGAGGCGCTGGGTGGTTTAAAGCTGGTAGCAATTCAACAATTGCGGGATAACGGCTTGCGGCGAATAATCATCGATGACGCTTTGTCTAGCTTTGGCACTCATGATTTCTTTGTCGGTGGAAGACAGATTTAACCATGCGTTGAGGTTCGCGGTCAGTTCTGACTCTGAATGCGAAATGTAACCATTACTTCCATGGTCAATCAACTGAGGTAGATTACCCACAGCCGTTGCAATTACCGGTATACCGCGAACCATGGCTTCAAGAGCGGCCATTGGCAGACCTTCGTATCGGGAAGGAATGATCAACACATCAATTCGCGGCCATACTGAAGCCATATCATTTTGATGACCATGAAATTGGCAGTTTGCAGGGCTATTTTGTGCGAGTTTTGAACGTTCCGGTCCATCACCAAATAGATTGAACTGATGTTGTTCAAAGTTTTTCGCTAACGTTATAAAGCGATCGGCGGCTTTTTCGTGGCTTAAGCGCCCGACGAAACCAAATCGATAGTGATCTAGTTGGTTGTTTTGTTCTTTTTGAGTATCGATTAAAGCCGGTGCTTGAGAATCGACAGGAATACTCACAAAGTTATTGAGTAATGTAGAGCGAGTCGGGAGTTTACGACTTATTTTACTACTAACCACTAATGAATGATTTGATATCCAACTTGTGTAGCGATCGAGAAGATCATAAACCCAAACACGACCTGTTGGCGTTTCACCTGCATGATAGGTGGTGATTTGGCAGAGTGGTATTCGCCTGCTTAACAATTTAGTGGATTTGCTTACGATACTGGCTTTGTAACCATGAGCATGAATCAGTTGTGGTTGATATTGTTCAACCGCTGATCGTAACTGAGTTATCGGGTTACCTTGGACTTTTGATAGGTCTTGAAGATAAGAGTAAGGCAGGGCGCTTTCATTTAATCGCCCGATAATCGAGGGTTCTGGCATGTATTGCGTTAACAAAACAACACGTACCTTTTTTTCGTGGCCGAGCAGCCCCTTTGCTAGCTCCAAAACGTGTGTTTCTATTCCTCCGAAAGTCTGGCTATCGATGAGCAACCAAATTTCGCCCAGCAAAGGAATGAGAGCCTCTTTGATAAGAGGCTCGTTTACGTTATTCGGGGGGATATTAGGCTTGGTTGTACTCATCTTCAGATTCCCAAGCCTGCTTCTTACGATAAACGGTAGAAGGGCTTAACTCTAAAAGCACAGCAGCGTTTAATACATTACCATCGCAATGATTGATCGCATGTTGAATCGCTTCACGTTCAATCTGCCACATTGGGCGTATAGCGCCTTCGACCGTTGTGAAAGCAGGAGTCATTGACTCGATTTGTGCTTGCGGTGTTGGCGCTTGCTCAAGCTCTTCTGGTGTGATCGGCGGTAACTTAGTTTCAGTAACAGGAGTCGGAGCTGCCACAGCAACGGGCGCTACATTTCGTATTGGCGTAATAGACCTTGGTTTCGTGGTATCCGCTTTATTAATTGGCGGAGGAAGCATGTCTTTAGTCACGCTGCTTTCATTATTTAACACCACGATGTTTCGAATGACATTTTGCAACTGACGTACATTACCTGGCCACGCGTAACGTTTAAGTAGGGTTTGTGTCTCTTTGTCGATAGATTTGAATTTCTTCTTATCTTGCTTCGCGTACAGCTTCAAAAAGTGACTCGCAAGAGTGACAATGTCACTTCCTCTTTCTCGTAGTGGCGGCATCTCGATAGGTACGACATGGACGCGATAATAAAGGTCTTCACGGAATCGACCTTCTTCAACTTCAACCAGTGGATCTCGGTTGGTTGCGCAGATGATTCGAACGTCGACTTTGATTTCTCGGTTACCGCCGAGTGGGGTAAAGGTGCCTGTTTGTAAGAATCTGAGGAGCTTTTTCTGCATCTCCAGTTCCATCTCACAAAGCTCATCGAGAAATAAAGTCCCGCCATGCGCTTGCATCGCTGAACCTTTGCGGTCAGTCGTAGCGCCAGTAAAGGCACCTTTAACATGACCGAAGATTTCACTCTCCATTAGATCTCGAGGGATAGCACCACAGTTAATCGCGACAAACGGTTTATCGCAGCGTTGACTCTCTTGGTGTATCGCTTCTGCACAGACTTCTTTACCGGTACCACTTTCGCCATTGATGAAGACACTGGCAGTGGTTGGGGCAACTGAATCAATGATTTTGTAAACAGCTTGCATCGGTAAGCAAGAGCCGATGAAGTTATGGAAACGGTCGCGATCGAATTTGGTTTGAATGTCATCGACCAAGTTTTCGAGCTTGGCTCTGCGCAAGTGAAGATTAACCGATGTTTTCAGGCGGTCAGCTTGAATGGGTTTCTCTAAGAAATCTTCCGCACCACGTTGAATTAGATCAACGGCGATATTCACTGAGCCGTGTGCCGTAGCGATAATGACAGCAGTCGGAATCTCGCTATCACTGATCCAATCTAAGACTTCTTCGCCCGGCATATCAGGCAGTTTTAGATCGAGGATAACGAGCTGTGGGGCGTGTCTTTCTATAAATGTTTTGGCTTCAGCGCCAGTCTCGACATGAAATATGTCGTATGGCTCATCTTTGACGTACTGTTTGTAAAGTACGGCAAGGGAGGTGGAGTCTTCAACCAACAATACTTTAGGGCGCATTGTATAATTCCTTTTGAAACTTTATCCTAACCAATCAATAACATAGTGACATCTAAGCATCAATGCGAATAACGCGTATTTGTTAGCTACCGCATGCAATATTTTAATATGCACTTGGCTTTAATCATTACTGATACTGGCGATGTCGAAGCGAGTCTTTAAAAGCGATGTAACAAAGAAAATTTCCTAACATCGATTTGAAAACGAATTTAACTAAAGCCTTGGTCTTTTCTTTCTAAAAGGGCTTTAATCGAATACTCTGCGAGTTCTAACAATTCGTCGACCCTAAGAAACGCGTCTTCATGCTTTTGTTCTAAACATTGCTTTTCTAACGTTCGTGCTAGAACGGACAGTGGGCGGTTACCTAGTGCAAGAGCGGTACTGCCAACCGTATGCACTTCAAACTCAAGGGCTTGAGCATCATTATCTGTGGCCGCTTGTCTAATAGCAGTTAGGCGAGTTTGTGATTCTTCTACGTAATGGTCAATTAAAATAGGAATGATCTCTGCACTCGTATCGCGAATCATTTGTTCTAAGATGCTCTCGTCTACAAGCTCGGCATCGGCAAGTTGTGCGTTCGCTTGTTCGTTCAAACTAGCAGGTGTCTCTGAAGCTAAAGTCGAATTATTCACACTAAATCCTTTCATTGTGTGTTGAGGAAATACGTTAGCTTGAGGCTAATATCCATAAGTATTATTAAGTTTTAGTCATTTTTTAGAATAATTTCAACTGGTTGCCTAAAAAACTATGGCATTAATTGGTTCATCGGTAAGCGCGAAATTAAAAATGTCCTAATGGTAATGCTCTGATTTTTGGTGTTTTTACTTATGAAATATGAACTTAGATGTCTAACTTGGGACAGGACGTTTTAAAAACAAGGGTAAACTCTACGGCGGAAAGAGAAAGGCCACTGCATTATTCAATGCAGTGGCCTAGGTTATTTAAGATAGTTAAAAGATTACTAACGTTGGGCTAAGAAACTAAGAAACTAAGAAGCCTTATCAATCTTTGGCTTTGGGATAGTCTCTACTTCTTCCTCGCTATTTTCAGTGAAGATTTCAGCAACTGCACTTCGTTCTAACTCTCCTTTAAGGTTGCCATCTTCGTCGACAACAGGGAGAGAGTAATCACAAGACATGGTATCAGGCAGAACCTCTTCAATAACGGCATCAGGCAACACCGCTGGCACTTCTTCGTAGATCTCTTCACTGAAGTCATGCACTGAGGAATCTTCAACCGCATCTTGAAGACTTTCTTGGGTTACCAAGCCCTGATAGCCGTCATCGGTCACGTGATAAGCGTAATCGTTTTTCAGCATCTTCATTTGTGCTAGTGCACCTTCAATGGTTTCCGAAGTAATGCGGTATAGAGGAGGTTGCATTACCGTTTCAACGGTAAGTGCGCGTGCTCGGTTTACGTCTTTTACGAACGCTTCTACATAATCATCTGCAGGGTTCAACAGAATTTCATGAGGCGTACCTTGTTGGACTAATTCACCATCTTTCAAAATCGCGATTCTGTCTCCTAAACGAAGTGCTTCGTCGAGATCGTGGGTAATGAAGATAATGGTTTTATGAAGCTTTTCTTGTAGCTCAATCAGCTGATCTTGCATTTCGCTTCGAATTAAAGGGTCCAGCGCCGAGAACGCTTCATCCATAAGTAGAATTTCAGCGTTAGTACACAAAGCTCGAGACAAACCGACACGTTGTTGCTGACCACCAGAAAGTTGAGCAGGGTACTGGTTGCCATAACCTTTCAAGCCAACGGTTTCGAGCCACTCATTAGCTTTCGCTAAACGGTCTTCTTTCTTTATGCCTTGAACTTCGAGTCCGTATGCAACGTTTTCAACCACAGTACGGTGAGGCATTAAACCAAAGCGTTGAAAAACCATCGACATTTTGTGACGACGAAACTCTTCAAGCTCTTTGGTATTGAGGCTCATTACATCAATACCCTCTACCGTGATCTTACCTTGAGTCGGGTCAATTAGACGGTTGAAGTGACGAATTAGAGTCGATTTACCAGAGCCTGAAAGGCCCATGATAACGAAGATCTCACCGCGGTTGATCTTGAGGTTAATCTCCTTCAAACCGACGGTATGCCCAGTATCTGCCAATATGTCGTCTTTGTGTTCACCATTTTTCACACGGTTCATTACAGACATCGGCTTTGGTCCAAACACTTTGTAAAGACCACTAATTTCAATCAATGGTTTAGTCATGCTTGAATCCTCCTAGGTGCGCATTGGTTCTTCGCGCATAAGCCTGTGAAGCTCGGTCAAATAAGATAGCTAGCGCCACAATGGCGAAACCGTTCATCAAACCTAATGTGAAGTATTGGTTGGTGATCGATTTCAATACCGGTTGCCCTAAGCCTTTTACGCCAATCATCGACGCGATAACGACCATAGAAAGTGCCATCATGATAGTTTGGTTGATGCCCGCCATAATTGTTGGCATCGCTAAAGGCAGTTGAACACCCCACAAGCGTTGTTTCTTGCTGGCACCAAACGCTGTTGCCGCTTCCAATACTTCCTTATCGACCAAGCGAATACCTAAGTTGGTTAAACGAATAACCGGTGGAATTGCATAGATAACTACGGCGATCAGGCCAGGGATTTTACCGATACCAAGCAGCATAACTACTGGGATAAGGTATACGAACGCAGGCATGGTTTGCATGATATCGAGTAGCGGCGTCACAATGGATTGCACTCGATTAGATCGTGCCATTGCAATACCAATAGGGATGCCAAGGAAAATTGAAACTAGGGTACACACAGTAATGATACTGAGCGTCCGCATCGTATCTTCCCACATTCCAAAGTAACCAATGAGAAGCAATGAAACCACACACCCTAATGCCAGTTTCCATGAGCGACTCGCGGCATACACCAAGCTGGTACATACACCAAGAACGATAAGCCACGGAGTGGAGATAAGGAGTTTTTCAAACCAAACAAGGAAAGAAAGAAGAGGATCAAATAATGATTCAATCATTTCGCCGTATTCACGGGAAAATTCGCGGTAAGCGCCATCTAGCGCCTTTTTAATTGCTCGCAAATCAGAGCGTTCCATTTCAGGAAAGCTTGATAACCAATTGCTGTCAGCCATTTTATATCCTTATAGTTCGGCGCCTTTCAGTTCGTCGTAAGTCGCTGTTGAATAACGAACGAGATAGACGGTTTCAGTCGCGATAACGCTTAAACATCATCGTGACTGAAACTTAGGACTCCGAATATTGAATAACATCAAGTATAGCGACGTTATTTATTCCTATTATTTTCATCTACTTAGCAAGAGCGATTACAGCTCCGCTTCTACTTTTTTAGCAACTTGTGGAGAAACCCATGGGTGCCAGATTTCTGGGAATTCACTCAAGAAATGGATACTCGCTTCTTCACCATCCGCTTGGTTGTCTTCCATCCAAGCAAGAAGTGAGTTCATTTTGTCGTTCGTGAAACCACGTTTAGTGAAGTAGTCGTAAGCCTCAGGTGCTCTTGATGCGAAGTCTTCTGTAGTGACAGTGTGAACAGGTGAAGGCGGGTACATGGTTGCTTTAGGGGAATCACAGTCTTCTTTAGTGGTACAGTTCAAAAACTCCTGTTCATTGACGCCACTACCAAAGTCAACTTTGACCATATCGTATTTACCTAACACCGCGGTTGGTGCCCAGTAATAACCAAACCAAGCTTCTTCACGTTCATAAGCTTTAGCGATAGATCCAGATAAGCCGGCACTCGAGCCTGGGTCCACAATAGTGAAACCACTCTCTTCTAGGTCAAGAGCTTCAAACAAGTTACCGGCGCTGATTTGACAGTTCCAACCTGCTGGGCAGCTATAAAATGCAGATGTATCTGGGTCTTCTGGGTGTTTAAACAAGCTAGCGTTTTTGCGGACGCCTTCAATGGTTGCCATTTCTGGGTATTGCTTAACCAAGTAAGCGGGAACCCAAAAACCTTCTTCACCACCGTTTACAAGGGCTTTACCTGCGTAGCGGAGACGTTTCTCTTGGACACCTTTATCAAGTGCGTCTTTGAGGCTGTTACTCCATAGTTCTGGTGCAACATCTGGTTGGCCTTTTTCAATCATCGACGTGCCAGTTGGCATTGTGTCACCAGGGATGAGTTCGGCATCACAACCATAACCGTGTTCTAGGATGAATTGGTCAATGTTGGCGATTAAAGTTGCAGAGTTCCAGTTCATATCTGCGATTGTTACGCTGCCACATTCACCAGCGTTAGCATGACCACTGGCTGCTGCAACTAACAAAAATACGGAGCTTAACTTGTATTTCATATTGAGTTTCCTTTCTCTTTAATAATACAACCAAGCTAATCAAGGTCTGTTGACTAACTAAATTGCTCGATGGTGATCCTTTCCGTGTATTTGAACCATTTGAGCAGAAGGAGGGATGGAGGGAATATGAATAGATAAATCAACAAAGCATAAAGTGTGATTTGCTTGATTTATCCACTGTGTTTCACAGCCATCGGATAACTTTGTCAAACTATTACAAATTCGTCAAAAACCACCTCTATTTATAATCTTAGGGAATATTCGTACGAATTCCATCTTTGATGCGATTTGCATTGTGCTTTAACCGTCTGTGTCACATTACCATTAAAGTTAGGCACAGGGCTGTTGATCTTTGAGTTGTTTTGAAGGTGGTAAGACCATATTTGTGATGTGTGAAATGCGTTGAATGGTTTTAAAAATCGTATTTTTAACGATAATTTCGCCAAAAACACCAAGTTTGGTGTGAAGTGAATTAGCTCTAGGACTAGTAGGATAGGTGGCTGTCGGGTTTTGAATGACAGCCGGAAATCGAAACAGGAAAAATCACATTGGTAGATTTAAAAACTCATTTTGATAAAGTTTGTTTGCCAAGCGGTCACGGAGCTTGGAAGGAAGGAATTTCATTCGGTTGACCTGTCGAACCAGTTCTTGAGCGAAGCTTGGGTTGTTCTTCATGTTCATCACGCAACCCATCAGCGAAATGCTTTGAGCATCAAGAAGTTTCTTCGCTTGCTCTAGATGATGAGTTGATGTTTCACCATAGGCGACAACAAGCAGTGCACAATCACAAGCACTCGCAACCGATTGAGCAGGAATATTCCCCTTGTTGATATTAAGCAGAGGCGACGTATCAATGATCACACGATCGTACTTTCCTAACCACTGATTCACCGCTTTGTTGAGTGTCGCTGGGTCTTTATAAGCGAGCTGAGTTGATGCGACTTGTGGAGCTGGGACACCAATGAACATACGATGAGATTCAACGTGTTCAATAAGCTGACCGGATTGACCCTCTTCAAGCATGTGCAAATTCTTAAATGCAGAGTTGAACAAGTTGAGGTCAACATACAGCGTAGAGTGACCCGCCAACAGGAAACGTTCCGCTAATGCCGTTGCAATTGATGTTACGCCGTCACCTGAATGGCAGGCGGTGACACAGATAGAGCGTTGTCCATTCAGTTCAGAAGCTAAGTACAGTTGTTCAACTTCTGCATGCGTTGCTGAGATAGTCATTATAACGCTCCTATTAAGACGATCATTGTTGTTAGACGTAGTATGTCTTCTAGACCTACACGAGCTTTTTCCATAAAGCTCTCTCGGCGATCTGGGATGTAGATAGTGTCACCAGCGCGCAGTACTGGGAGGTTGTAAATGTTGGCTGTTTTGCTGAACTCAACAAGGTCGAAGGTACGCGCTTGGCCTTGGCAACAAGACATGTTCACAATGGTAATTTTCTCTACGTAAGCGTTATCAGTAGGGCCTGCCGCTTCTGCCAAGATATCCAAGATAGTCATGTTGTCGTTAAACACATAACGACCCGGATTATTGATAGCCCCAAGCACACGAACGGTTTCTTCTTTCGGCGTGTCTAACCAGTTTTTACCTTTCTCTGGGATATAAATGGTGTCGCCAGTGGTTACGTTTGGCAGTAATGATTCGTCACCTGTTTCAAAGTACAGTGATAGGTTCAGTTTGCTGACTTGAGAGTAAGTTTTGTCACGGTGTGTGACTCGAACATTGTGTATGTCTGCATCTTTAGTTGGACCATCAGCCGCTGAGAGTATGTCTAAGAAATGCATGTCTTTAGTGAAGCGGTAACGACCAGGGGCATTCACTTGTCCGAAGATATAGATTGATGCGTCTGAGCTTTGACGAACCCATTGTGATTTATTGTCTGAAGGATCTTGTGGCAAATCGTGGACACGAACGATAGAGCCAGCGCGAATGTAGGGCATTTGATCACGTGGTGCGCCATTTCTGATGAAATCATCAAGGTTAAACACAACCAACTTTCTACCCGTAACTACTTCTATTTTTGATGTATCGGCACGTAATGTAGGACCACCGACATGAGCCAATAATCCCATGAAGTTCATTTCATCTGACCATTCAATACGCCCAGGGCGGTTCACTTCGCCAATAACGTTAACCGCTCTGTCTGGCGCAATCTTCAACCAAGACTTCTCGTTCATGTCCGTTTTCTCTGGAACGAAAATAGCGTCGCCGGCCTTAATGCTTGGTGGATTAGAGTTAGGTAGGCCTTCTGTGTACGCTGCTAAATCGAATTTAATCACTCTGCCATCTGCTTTAATTACACGTATTTGGCGAGATTCTGCAAATCGAGTCGGACCGCCAGCATTGGCAAGGATATCCATGAAAGTAGCGTCTCTTTTTCCTTCAAAAGCGCCGGGAGCGGCAACTTCCCCCATCACGTAAACCATATTGGCACCAGACTTAATCTCTTCTTCTTGCTTCGGTACAAAAATGGTTGAGCCGGGGCGAAGAACAGGTAACAAGCTTTCATCACCAGAGTCTAGGTAGCGTTTAAGATTGAATAGAGTAGGTGTGTTGTTAGAGATTACACGGATTTGCTCGACGCTGGCATAGCGAGTAACACCGCCCGAACGCATAAGCACATCAACTAAATCAGTATTCTCTTTGTACGTGAATGAACCCGGCGCGTTTACCTCACCAAATACCTTAATGGCATTGCGAGAATCGGCACTGTCGCCTGAGTTAGCAAGCTTAGCTGGGTCAAACTCTTGTTCAATATTACCAACAAGCGGAGAAGCGGGAACGAACAGAGAATCAAGCGATTGCAGTGTCGGTAGGTTAGCTTCATCACCTGAGTCTAGAAAGCGTTTGTAGTTGAACTCTTTTTTGTCAGATCCACGTTTTAGGATCAGTTTGTCTAACTGTGCACCTGAACGTAAACCGCCCGCCGCGTACAGTGCCATTTGAACGCTTGAACCTAGCGCTAACGTGTATTCGCCCGGTTCTTTCACATAACCTTGTACTGAGATGATGATTTGTTGCTCTTTTACATACACGGATGCGTTTGATAGGTCTTTGTATGCCGTAGCCAATGACTCCAGAACGACTTTGTTTAGCTGCTCGTTGTTGTAACCTGCCACGAACACTGCGCCGACTTCAGGAAGGGTAATTCGTCCACGTTTATCAACTTGGAAGCCTGTATTTAGAGTGCTTTCACCAGGAACATTAACTTGGATAAGGTCACCGACTTGTACAGCATCAGAAAACTCGTCATTAGCCTGAACGAAACTCGCGAAGCACAATGCGAAAGTGATGAATAAAGTGACTAGTGATTTCATAGTGCACCTCCCATCTTCGCTGCGTTCTCAGGCGAGATGACTTCAATGCTCACTCGACGGTTTGTCAGCATGGTTCCGTCAGATTCACCCTCGAAAAGTGGCACCGTTTCACCGACTGATACTGCTTTAATTCGTTGTGGACTTAGGCCAAAGATAGTGAGGTATCGTTCGACTTGTTTTGCGCGTCCTAGCGCTAGCTTATCGTTGTATTCTTCAGAACCTGCCGCATCTGCGTGTCCTGTAACAATAAGGTCTAAAGATTTGTTTTCTTTTAAAATGTAAGACGCTTCGGCCAATTTACCCATATATTTAGGATTGACTTCGGTCGAATTTTGCGCGAATTGGTTGTCAACGTTTAGTAGGTCGTACAGTTGTTCGATCACAGACAACTGCATACGAAATTGGTTTTCGTTTTTCGGTGGTTCACAACGCGCTTGAGAAGTCACGTAGTCGAGTTGA of the Vibrio lentus genome contains:
- a CDS encoding OmpA family protein; the encoded protein is MKLFKNYIALSLSALVLGCTSYPEQGTGGLAESYDSLNYQNSDFSPVMPDEPLGPEHGLRFDWQLAKLHLDALVQEGARWCFPAAVVQAIEKQNRIARELQGGLLLDAANDLVIQRKRLNELEVQLDYVTSQARCEPPKNENQFRMQLSVIEQLYDLLNVDNQFAQNSTEVNPKYMGKLAEASYILKENKSLDLIVTGHADAAGSEEYNDKLALGRAKQVERYLTIFGLSPQRIKAVSVGETVPLFEGESDGTMLTNRRVSIEVISPENAAKMGGAL